One region of Triticum aestivum cultivar Chinese Spring chromosome 6B, IWGSC CS RefSeq v2.1, whole genome shotgun sequence genomic DNA includes:
- the LOC123139562 gene encoding senescence-induced receptor-like serine/threonine-protein kinase, whose product MASSFSCSERTKLTWMLALLLILVMMLRVDGQSGFLSVDCGWTGSAGSTYNDSATGLPYDSDGKFMEGGLSSKISAEFIADAGNEQQKTLRSFPDGKRNCYTLPSAIGKKFLLRAMFSYGNYDGLNRSMDGSPFIFGLHIGVNFWETVNLTNLDPSLTLWKEVLTMAPANLLSFCLINLGSGTPFVSSLELRPLGDAMYPFLSTYVSVSYLRRFRFGDAAEYITRYPVDNYDRFWAGWSFSFNTYPWISLNTSKPVNRLNSIDVFQVPEVILQKATTLDTNYSFMEVSVEVGSNLDIRGMELLPIFHFTEIAGDIPNRTFNVYSADELLFQDVSLSPMRVESMYPTNRFLTNRFLSGSNTTSFMLRKVPGSKLPPLINALEVYSIVRTDNLTTSSEDVNYMKEVKKHYNLGRNWNGDPCSPREYTWEGLTCDYSNGNQNPRIVRVNMSTSKLRGVLAISFFMMASLENLDLSHNNLTGTIPNYELKSLKVLNLSYNQLDGPIPNSIVQRFQAGLLDLRLEGNPICSKGKYMYCSNTKNSKHVMLTAVIVPVVLVSLLVVLGVLWKVCQKGNSGDHEDYDIYEEETPLHIDIRRFTYVELKFITKDFQSIIGKGGFGTVYHGILENGDEVAVKVLMETSIAESTDFLPEVQTLSKVHHKNLVTLAGYCQNKKCLALVYDFMPRGNLQQILRGGDDYTLNWEQRLYIALDAAQGLEYLHESCTPSVVHRDVKTPNILLDKNLVGIISDFGLSRAFNDAHTHISTVAAGTLGYLDPEYHATFQLTVKTDVYSFGIVLLEIITGQPPVLVNPQTIHLPNWIRQKIATGSIHDVVDKRLLDQYDASSLQSVVDLAMMCVENATIDRPTMIEVVSRLKACLPEVPRLLQPTISGVPPISSEGDFQFDYTGRMSNTSLLSGR is encoded by the exons ATGGCGAGCAGCTTCAGTTGCTCGGAACGTACGAAACTGACATGGATGTTGGCGCTGCTGCTCATCTTGGTCATGATGCTTCGAGTCGATGGCCAATCTG GGTTCCTAAGCGTCGACTGTGGATGGACAGGCAGTGCAGGTAGCACCTACAACGACAGCGCCACAGGACTACCGTATGATTCTGACGGAAAATTTATGGAAGGCGGTTTGAGCTCCAAAATTTCTGCAGAGTTCATTGCTGATGCAGGGAACGAGCAACAAAAAACGCTGAGGAGCTTCCCTGACGGCAAACGGAACTGCTATACGCTGCCATCCGCCATCGGTAAGAAGTTTCTGCTGAGGGCCATGTTCAGTTACGGAAACTATGATGGGTTGAACAGGAGTATGGACGGCTCGCCGTTCATATTTGGGCTGCATATCGGCGTCAATTTCTGGGAGACAGTGAACTTGACAAATTTAGATCCATCGCTCACATTATGGAAAGAGGTGCTCACCATGGCTCCGGCCAACCTCCTGTCGTTCTGTCTGATAAACTTGGGTTCAGGGACTCCGTTCGTGTCTTCATTGGAGCTGAGGCCACTAGGAGATGCAATGTACCCTTTTCTGAGTACTTATGTGTCTGTCAGCTACTTGAGACGGTTCAGATTTGGGGACGCCGCTGAGTATATCACAAG ATATCCAGTGGACAATTACGACCGGTTCTGGGCGGGTTGGTCTTTCTCTTTCAACACCTACCCCTGGATCAGCCTGAACACTAGCAAACCAGTGAACAGGCTCAACAGCATTGACGTCTTCCAAGTACCGGAGGTCATCCTCCAGAAAGCCACGACCCTGGATACAAACTACTCCTTTATGGAAGTTAGCGTGGAAGTCGGTAGCAACCTGGACATCAGGGGCATGGAGCTTCTCCCGATATTCCATTTCACTGAGATAGCTGGCGACATCCCAAACAGGACGTTCAATGTCTACAGCGCAGACGAGTTGCTGTTCCAGGACGTGTCCCTGTCGCCGATGCGGGTAGAGAGCATGTACCCGACGAATCGGTTCTTGACGAATCGGTTCCTGAGCGGGTCCAACACTACGTCCTTCATGCTGCGCAAGGTCCCCGGCTCGAAGCTCCCGCCGCTCATCAATGCGCTTGAGGTGTACTCGATTGTTCGGACGGACAACCTCACCACTTCCTCCGAGGACG TCAATTACATGAAAGAGGTGAAAAAACACTACAATTTGGGAAGAAACTGGAATGGAGATCCATGCTCCCCAAGAGAGTATACCTGGGAAGGTTTGACTTGCGACTATTCGAATGGCAACCAGAATCCGAGGATTGTCCGAGT AAATATGTCTACGAGCAAACTAAGAGGTGTATTAGCTATATCATTCTTCATGATGGCATCACTGGAAAATTT GGATTTATCTCACAACAACTTGACGGGCACTATTCCAAACTATGAACTAAAGTCACTAAAAGTCCT CAATTTGTCTTATAACCAGCTTGACGGACCAATCCCTAATTCCATTGTTCAAAGATTTCAGGCCGGCCTACTTGACTTAAG ACTAGAAGGCAATCCCATTTGCTCAAAAGGAAAATACATGTATTGTTCAAATACGAAGAACTCCAAACATGTCATGCTCACTGCAGTCATAGTTCCAGTGGTATTGGTATCACTCCTAGTTGTGTTGGGCGTATTATGGAAGGTATGCCAAAAAg GGAACTCAGGAGATCATGAGGACTATGATATTTATGAAGAGGAAACACCCCTACATATTGATATCAGACGGTTCACTTATGTAGAGTTGAAGTTCATCACTAAGGACTTCCAATCAATCATTGGAAAAGGAGGTTTTGGTACTGTTTATCATGGCATACTGGAAAATGGCGATGAAGTAGCTGTTAAGGTGCTTATGGAGACATCAATAGCAGAGTCAACAGACTTCCTCCCAGAG GTGCAAACCTTGTCCAAAGTTCATCACAAGAATCTCGTGACTTTGGCAGGATATTGCCAAAACAAGAAGTGCCTAGCACTCGTTTATGACTTCATGCCTAGAGGAAATCTTCAACAAATCTTAAGAGGAG GAGATGACTATACCTTGAATTGGGAACAACGACTTTACATTGCACTTGATGCTGCACAAG GATTGGAGTATTTACACGAGTCATGCACCCCATCAGTAGTTCACAGAGATGTGAAGACCCCCAACATCCTTCTAGATAAGAATCTGGTTGGGATAATATCTGACTTTGGTCTTTCAAGGGCATTTAATGATGCTCACACACACATATCTACTGTTGCTGCTGGCACTCTTGGCTACCTCGACCCagagtaccatgcaactttccagctCACAGTCAAGACAGACGTTTATAGTTTTGGCATCGTACTCTTGGAGATCATCACTGGCCAACCCCCGGTATTGGTGAACCCTCAAACCATCCATCTACCAAACTGGATTCGTCAAAAGATTGCTACAGGTAGTATTCACGATGTTGTCGACAAGAGGTTATTGGATCAATATGATGCTAGTTCCCTGCAGAGTGTGGTAGACCTTGCCATGATGTGTGTCGAAAACGCAACCATCGACAGACCGACAATGATTGAGGTTGTTTCAAGGCTCAAAGCATGCTTGCCGGAAGTTCCAAGGCTATTGCAACCAACGATTTCAGGAGTTCCGCCAATAAGCAGTGAGGGGGATTTCCAGTTTGATTATACCGGTCGGATGTCAAACACAAGCCTCTTATCTGGCAGGTGA